In the Peptoclostridium acidaminophilum DSM 3953 genome, one interval contains:
- the wecB gene encoding non-hydrolyzing UDP-N-acetylglucosamine 2-epimerase: MKKLKVMTVVGTRPEIIRLSAVINKLDESEAIDHILVHTGQNYDYELNEVFFKDFNLKKPDYFLNAATGTAVETIGNILVKIDPILEEVKPDAFLVLGDTNSCLCAIAAKRRHIPIFHMEAGNRCFDQRVPEETNRKIVDHTADINLTYSDIAREYLLREGLPADRVIKTGSPMFEVINSRKNDIENSDVLERLNLEDGRYFVISAHREENISSEENFMDLVDTLNTIADKYQMPLIVSTHPRTRKMIGEKGIEFNPLVKIMKPMGFNDYVKLQKYAKSVLSDSGTISEESSILGFKALNIRQAHERPEAMEEASVMMVGLKKERILQGLEILKTQGKETLRLVGDYSMPNVSEKVLRIIMSYTDYVNRVVWKR, encoded by the coding sequence ATGAAGAAGCTAAAGGTCATGACAGTAGTCGGAACAAGACCAGAGATTATTAGACTGTCAGCTGTTATTAATAAATTAGATGAATCTGAAGCAATTGATCATATACTGGTGCATACAGGACAGAATTATGACTATGAGCTTAATGAGGTGTTTTTTAAAGATTTTAATTTGAAGAAACCAGATTATTTCTTAAATGCTGCAACAGGAACAGCAGTTGAAACGATAGGAAATATACTGGTGAAGATTGACCCTATTCTTGAAGAAGTGAAACCCGATGCATTTCTCGTATTGGGAGATACTAACAGTTGCTTATGTGCCATTGCAGCTAAGAGGAGACATATTCCAATTTTCCATATGGAAGCAGGAAATAGATGCTTTGATCAGAGAGTACCAGAAGAAACTAATAGAAAGATTGTAGATCATACCGCCGATATTAACTTGACATATAGCGATATAGCTAGAGAGTATCTTTTGAGAGAAGGTCTTCCTGCTGATAGAGTTATAAAGACTGGAAGTCCAATGTTTGAGGTTATCAACTCTAGAAAAAATGATATTGAGAATTCAGATGTACTAGAAAGACTGAATCTTGAAGACGGCAGGTATTTTGTGATTTCGGCTCACAGAGAAGAAAATATAAGCTCGGAAGAAAACTTCATGGATTTGGTAGATACTTTGAATACGATTGCTGATAAGTACCAGATGCCATTAATCGTAAGCACGCACCCAAGAACTAGAAAGATGATTGGGGAAAAAGGCATTGAATTTAATCCGCTAGTTAAGATAATGAAACCGATGGGGTTCAATGATTATGTTAAGCTACAGAAGTATGCAAAATCAGTTCTTAGTGACAGCGGAACTATAAGTGAAGAGTCATCGATACTTGGATTTAAGGCACTTAACATAAGACAAGCTCATGAAAGGCCTGAAGCTATGGAAGAAGCGTCGGTTATGATGGTAGGGCTTAAGAAAGAAAGAATTCTTCAAGGGCTGGAGATTTTGAAAACACAAGGGAAGGAGACATTGAGGTTAGTTGGAGATTATAGTATGCCAAATGTGTCTGAAAAAGTTTTAAGAATAATAATGTCTTATACGGACTATGTGAATAGAGTGGTTTGGAAGAGATAA